From the Phoenix dactylifera cultivar Barhee BC4 unplaced genomic scaffold, palm_55x_up_171113_PBpolish2nd_filt_p 000339F, whole genome shotgun sequence genome, one window contains:
- the LOC120105661 gene encoding ent-copalyl diphosphate synthase 1, chloroplastic-like, producing MVGMINGVKSMLSSTDDDGEISISAYDTAWVALVKHQNGSGDPQFPSSLQWIIENQLPDGSWGDSIFLAHDRIISTLACVVALKSWNTHPDICDRGISFLRDNMWRLAQQEGELVLTGFEIAFPALLERAKALGLELPYDDPALQDIYARRNLKLKRIPSDVLHKLPTTLLYSLEGLPGLDWEKLFGPQCVDGSFQTSPASTAYALMQTNDEKCLKYLQKIVERFDRGVPNLYPVDLFDRLWAVDRLERLGISRYFEPETKQCLDFVYRYWTEEGIGWTRYSTVNDVDDTSMGFRLLRLHGYHVSPDVFRHFEKEGSFFCFAGQSSQAAVSEMYNLNRASQVAFPGEKILEQAKDFSCRFLREKQASNQFLDRWIITKDLPGEVEYALDFPWYASLPRIEARLYIEHYGGADVVWIGKALYRMPRVNNDVYLELAKSDFNRCQAHHQVEWEGLQKWCEESGLAKQGVRAGGALTAYFLAAACIFEPDRAAERLAWARTAIVADAISSYFRSESCSDEMSQAFIHDFLDGGRNDQSPTRLGWKRSGLGGGEEVVGPVLLQLLDRIASDALPTNRGNHVGRHLREAWAEWLLAWKHKDEGEHAREETGLLLVRTIEICAGRSGSVEAATAHSEFDWLARLTSSVCRRLQRRLLLQQGTPKNLATSEEDKAVEAEMQELAQCVLQRSPSLSSQTKQTFLTIAKSFYYAAHCPSAALDHHISKVLFKPVAQSGCK from the exons ATGGTAGGGATGATTAATGGAGTGAAGTCGATGCTTAGCTCGACGGATGATGATGGAGAAATAAGCATTTCGGCATATGACACAGCATGGGTGGCCTTGGTGAAGCACCAAAATGGAAGTGGAGACCCTCAATTCCCATCTAGCCTGCAATGGATTATCGAAAACCAGCTGCCTGATGGCTCATGGGGGGACTCAATTTTCTTGGCTCACGATCGGATAATCAGCACTCTGGCTTGCGTCGTCGCGCTAAAATCATGGAATACTCACCCTGATATCTGTGACAGAG GAATTTCTTTTCTTCGCGACAATATGTGGAGGTTGGCTCAGCAAGAAGGAGAGCTGGTGCTCACGGGCTTTGAGATCGCCTTCCCTGCTCTCCTAGAGAGAGCCAAGGCCTTGGGGTTGGAACTCCCTTATGATGATCCTGCCTTGCAGGATATATATGCCAGAAGAAACCTAAAGCTGAAGAG GATCCCAAGTGATGTGTTGCACAAATTACCAACAACACTGCTCTATTCCCTAGAAGGATTGCCTGGTCTGGACTGGGAGAAGCTTTTTGGGCCCCAATGTGTTGATGGGTCCTTCCAAACTTCTCCTGCTTCGACGGCCTATGCTCTCATGCAGACGAACGACGAGAAGTGCCTCAAATACCTTCAGAAGATCGTTGAAAGATTTGACCGAGGAG TACCCAATTTATACCCTGTGGATCTTTTCGACCGTTTGTGGGCTGTCGATCGGTTGGAGCGCCTTGGGATCTCCCGGTACTTCGAACCCGAGACCAAACAATGCCTGGATTTTGTCTATAG ATACTGGACCGAGGAAGGGATTGGTTGGACGAGGTATTCTACAGTAAATGATGTGGATGATACGTCCATGGGATTCCGTCTCCTCCGTTTACATGGATACCATGTGTCTCCTG ATGTTTTCAGGCATTTTGAGAAGGAAGGTAGCTTCTTTTGCTTCGCTGGGCAGTCGAGCCAAGCAGCAGTCAGTGAGATGTACAACCTTAACAGGGCATCTCAGGTGGCCTTCCCTGGGGAGAAAATATTGGAGCAAGCCAAGGATTTCTCATGTAGATTTCTCCGAGAAAAGCAAGCTTCCAACCAGTTCCTGGACAGGTGGATCATAACGAAGGACTTGCCCGGTGAG GTGGAGTACGCACTGGATTTTCCCTGGTACGCCAGTCTCCCACGCATAGAGGCGAGGCTGTACATCGAGCATTACGGAGGTGCAGATGTCGTTTGGATTGGCAAGGCCCTCTACag GATGCCACGCGTGAACAACGATGTGTATCTGGAGCTTGCCAAGTCCGACTTCAACCGATGCCAGGCACACCATCAGGTGGAGTGGGAAGGCCTTCAGAA GTGGTGCGAGGAGAGCGGCCTGGCGAAGCAAGGGGTGCGAGCGGGCGGCGCGCTCACGGCCTATTTTCTGGCAGCAGCGTGCATATTCGAACCGGACCGGGCGGCGGAGAGGCTGGCATGGGCTCGGACCGCCATCGTCGCCGACGCCATCTCTTCGTACTTCCGCAGCGAGTCGTGTTCAGATGAAATGAGTCAGGCCTTCATCCACGACTTCCTCGATGGAGGACGCAACGACCAAAGCCCTACCAG GTTGGGGTGGAAGAGGAGCGGACTAGGAGGCGGAGAAGAGGTGGTGGGCCCAGTACTCTTGCAGTTGCTCGATCGCATCGCGTCCGACGCACTGCCGACTAACCGAGGAAACCATGTCGGCCGCCACCTGAGAGAAGCT TGGGCTGAGTGGTTGCTGGCATGGAAGCACAAGGACGAGGGAGAACACGCGCGGGAGGAGACTGGGTTGCTGCTGGTCCGCACCATAGAGATATGCGCTGGCCGGTCCGGTTCGGTCGAGGCAGCGACGGCTCACTCGGAGTTCGACTGGCTGGCAAGGCTCACCTCCTCTGTCTGTCGCCGGCTCCAGCGCCGTTTGCTGCTTCAGCAG GGCACCCCAAAGAACTTAGCCACATCCGAGGAGGACAAGGCAGTAGAAGCAGAAATGCAAGAGTTAGCACAGTGCGTGCTTCAAAGATCCCCTAGTCTCAGCAGCCAAACCAAGCAAACGTTCCTTACCATCGCAAAAAGTTTCTACTATGCTGCCCACTGCCCATCTGCTGCTCTCGACCATCACATATCCAAGGTTCTCTTCAAGCCAGTAGCTCAATCTGGCTGCAAATAA